The Mycoplasma nasistruthionis genome contains a region encoding:
- the rnc gene encoding ribonuclease III, translating into MNNVSNENVTLEDFLKQYNIVPKNLIHYIFAITHSSYTRQPDESYEKLELLGDAILQFISTHYIYKKYHDVLSAGDLTRLRSKGVCTTTLAEISKEIGLVSLLKTGPGKMRESVINSAKVQADIFESMVAAIYLDQGLKSATEFAIKYIGPVIQRVHGENNKDPKGQLQEYFQSLTKETIHYQTELLPDGVTFYSKAKHNNKTYGEGKGLNKKEAELNAASDALTKLHKN; encoded by the coding sequence ATGAATAATGTATCAAACGAAAATGTTACTTTAGAAGACTTTTTAAAGCAATATAACATTGTTCCAAAAAATCTTATTCATTATATATTTGCCATTACTCACTCATCTTACACTAGACAACCAGATGAAAGTTATGAAAAACTAGAATTGCTTGGTGATGCAATTTTACAATTCATTTCAACTCATTATATTTACAAAAAATATCATGACGTTCTTTCAGCAGGTGATTTAACACGTTTAAGATCAAAAGGTGTTTGCACAACGACTTTAGCTGAAATATCCAAGGAAATTGGATTGGTTTCATTATTAAAAACAGGACCAGGCAAAATGCGTGAGTCTGTTATTAATTCAGCCAAAGTTCAAGCAGATATATTTGAGTCCATGGTTGCAGCTATTTACCTAGATCAAGGTTTAAAATCAGCCACTGAATTTGCAATTAAATACATCGGACCAGTAATTCAAAGAGTTCATGGTGAAAACAACAAAGATCCTAAAGGACAATTACAAGAATATTTCCAAAGTTTAACAAAGGAAACAATTCATTATCAAACCGAACTTTTACCAGATGGCGTTACTTTTTATTCAAAAGCAAAACACAATAATAAAACTTATGGTGAAGGTAAGGGATTAAACAAAAAAGAAGCTGAATTAAATGCAGCTTCTGATGCTTTAACCAAATTACATAAAAATTAA
- a CDS encoding AAA family ATPase yields MKLIKFEAHGFKSFADPITLTFDGGVVGIIGPNGSGKSNVQDAIKWVLGEQRSKEMRGESMQDLIFAGSATVKALDTATVTLTFDNRDSNNSIPEEIVTITRELSRGKGTNNYYLNGKPCRHKDIKKIAMETGVGKSSLAIISQGTVSSIAESSDEERRAIFEEAAGVSKYKVEKSESISNLTKAENSLAILRPKVKSLFDRLEPLKEQAEKAQIFLDKSKQLEKIEVGYLVYDIEKNSKIIDENKYEVEEFESKQAEYEDKNKTLKEEQATKNEQLKALNNSKKLNDEKAKTVETKIKKIEQAIATRNARTDLIKSGDLEVKTEKDIEQLKQDLDFKKSLKSNTEKQNEEEKQSIDRIQETINNQQEHLKTARADSSQIEISLNKSNWEIKRLKEIKDKRNNLHKGTKTVVNNKALFKGFKGLVSDLLKVELEHITAIETILSAAFQNVVVDTPETAAKAVKFLKENEGGRATFIPLTSIKPREIRDDHLLMIQGNAGFVAVASDLVKTEPQFDVLNKFLLGNVIVAKDIDAANVIAKIVDKKYLITTLDGDVVRVGGVIHGGSAQLSDNEIGIDSKINKYEQEKIEFENQKKEIDSKIRKLTDSLNSNYDLLNKYKEFERESKQKIDSLETDIIKISEIISSSNIQSESAVTQDQLLTDYNELLEADAQLKKDTKILEGQITITIADIGLIAQKINEEDKAFSLIQKSYNKKSLELANAKRDKNASEERLSETYELSYEYAKQNYQLTGNPDLIYEEIKQLRRDIKELGNVNINAIAEVQQVEEEYNRNNSNLIELEEAKNKLFEAIQKLDEEIVTRLTKVVNDVNLEFENVFKSMFGGGRAEVKFVDPSDILESGISIYAQPPGKSVKSLRLFSGGEKALIAISLLFAILRARPLPLCLLDEVEAALDEGNVIRYAEYLQELKHQTQFLVITHRTGTMSKVDRIIGASMQNRGATTFVTVKLSDVEEYIDPEYL; encoded by the coding sequence ATGAAATTAATTAAATTTGAAGCGCATGGATTCAAATCTTTTGCAGACCCAATTACACTTACATTTGATGGTGGAGTAGTTGGAATAATTGGGCCAAATGGTTCAGGGAAAAGCAATGTTCAAGATGCTATTAAATGAGTATTAGGAGAACAAAGATCTAAAGAAATGCGTGGTGAATCAATGCAAGATTTAATTTTTGCTGGTTCAGCAACTGTAAAAGCTTTAGACACAGCTACAGTTACTTTAACTTTTGATAATAGAGATTCAAACAATTCTATTCCAGAAGAAATAGTTACAATCACAAGAGAATTGTCACGTGGAAAAGGGACAAATAACTATTATTTAAACGGAAAACCATGTAGACATAAAGATATTAAAAAAATAGCTATGGAAACAGGGGTTGGAAAAAGTTCTCTAGCCATTATTTCACAAGGTACAGTTTCATCTATTGCAGAATCAAGCGATGAAGAAAGAAGAGCTATTTTTGAAGAAGCAGCCGGAGTTTCAAAATACAAAGTAGAAAAATCAGAATCAATTTCAAATTTAACAAAAGCTGAAAACTCACTAGCAATTCTAAGACCGAAAGTTAAAAGTTTATTTGACAGATTAGAACCATTAAAAGAACAAGCTGAAAAAGCACAAATCTTTTTAGATAAAAGTAAACAGTTGGAAAAAATTGAAGTTGGTTATTTAGTTTACGACATTGAAAAAAACAGCAAAATAATCGATGAAAACAAATATGAAGTTGAAGAATTCGAATCTAAACAAGCTGAATACGAAGACAAAAACAAGACCTTAAAAGAAGAACAAGCAACAAAAAATGAACAATTAAAAGCACTTAATAATTCTAAAAAGTTAAATGACGAAAAAGCAAAAACTGTTGAAACTAAAATTAAAAAGATTGAACAAGCAATAGCAACAAGAAATGCAAGAACAGATTTAATTAAAAGTGGTGATTTAGAAGTTAAAACAGAAAAAGACATTGAACAACTTAAACAAGATTTAGATTTCAAAAAATCTTTAAAATCAAACACTGAAAAACAAAATGAAGAAGAAAAACAAAGCATAGATCGAATTCAAGAAACTATTAACAACCAACAAGAACATTTAAAAACTGCAAGAGCAGATAGTTCTCAAATTGAAATAAGTTTAAATAAATCTAACTGAGAAATTAAAAGATTAAAAGAAATTAAAGATAAAAGAAATAACTTACACAAAGGTACAAAAACAGTTGTTAATAATAAGGCTTTATTTAAAGGTTTTAAAGGTCTAGTTTCAGATTTACTAAAAGTTGAATTAGAGCACATAACAGCTATTGAAACAATTCTTTCAGCAGCATTTCAAAATGTTGTTGTAGACACACCTGAAACAGCTGCTAAAGCAGTTAAGTTTCTTAAAGAAAACGAAGGTGGTAGGGCTACTTTTATTCCACTAACTTCAATTAAACCTAGAGAAATTAGAGATGATCATCTATTGATGATTCAAGGAAATGCTGGATTTGTTGCTGTTGCTAGTGATTTAGTAAAAACAGAACCACAGTTTGATGTTTTAAATAAATTTCTTTTAGGTAATGTTATTGTTGCTAAAGATATTGATGCAGCTAATGTTATTGCTAAAATTGTTGACAAAAAATATTTAATTACAACCTTGGATGGTGATGTTGTTAGAGTCGGTGGAGTTATCCATGGTGGTTCAGCGCAGTTAAGCGACAACGAAATTGGTATTGATTCAAAAATTAATAAATATGAGCAAGAAAAAATTGAATTTGAAAATCAGAAAAAAGAAATAGATTCTAAAATTAGAAAACTAACTGATTCTTTAAATAGTAATTATGACTTATTAAATAAATACAAAGAATTTGAAAGAGAATCAAAACAAAAAATTGATTCTTTAGAAACAGACATTATTAAAATTAGTGAAATTATTAGTTCGTCTAATATTCAATCCGAATCTGCAGTAACTCAAGATCAATTATTGACTGATTATAATGAGTTGCTTGAAGCTGATGCACAATTGAAAAAGGATACAAAAATTCTAGAAGGACAAATCACTATTACTATTGCTGACATTGGCTTAATTGCTCAAAAAATAAATGAAGAAGATAAAGCTTTTAGTTTAATACAAAAAAGTTACAACAAAAAGAGTCTTGAGTTAGCAAATGCTAAAAGAGATAAAAATGCCAGCGAAGAACGTTTATCTGAAACATATGAACTTTCTTATGAATATGCTAAACAAAATTATCAATTAACAGGTAACCCTGATTTAATTTATGAAGAAATTAAACAACTAAGAAGAGACATTAAAGAACTTGGTAATGTTAATATTAATGCTATAGCAGAAGTTCAACAAGTTGAGGAAGAATATAATAGAAACAATTCTAACTTAATCGAACTTGAAGAGGCTAAAAATAAATTATTTGAAGCTATTCAAAAACTTGATGAAGAAATAGTTACAAGATTAACAAAAGTTGTTAATGACGTTAATTTAGAATTTGAAAATGTATTCAAATCAATGTTTGGTGGTGGTAGAGCAGAAGTAAAATTTGTTGATCCTAGTGATATCCTAGAATCAGGAATTAGCATTTATGCTCAACCCCCAGGTAAATCAGTTAAGAGTTTAAGATTATTCTCAGGTGGTGAAAAAGCCCTAATAGCAATTTCATTATTATTTGCTATTTTAAGAGCTAGACCTTTACCTTTATGTTTATTAGATGAGGTTGAAGCTGCACTTGATGAAGGAAACGTTATTCGTTACGCAGAGTATTTACAAGAATTAAAACATCAAACTCAATTCTTAGTAATTACACACCGTACAGGAACAATGTCAAAAGTTGACCGTATCATCGGAGCATCAATGCAAAACCGTGGTGCTACAACATTTGTCACAGTTAAATTATCAGACGTTGAAGAATATATTGACCCTGAGTATTTATAA
- the lepA gene encoding translation elongation factor 4, translating into MNKSKIRNFSIIAHIDHGKSTLADRILEYTNTVDNRELKAQFLDSMELEQERGITIKLNAVQIKYKDYIFHLIDTPGHVDFTYEVSRSLAASEGALLLVDATQGIEAQTLANVYLALENNLEILPIINKIDLPSANVDLVKQEIEEVIGIPTDNAILVSAKTGQGVPELLEAIVNYIPAPKNADDEKPLKALIFDSYFDAYRGVVMLVRIFEGELKTGDRFKFMSKDNQDKEYHVIELGVRNPYETKKDKLVAGEVGWVSAAIRDAKEVHVGDTITLINNPTPEALPGYKKMKPVVFTGFYPIDTRDYMDLKESLEKISLSDSSITWEQETSKALGFGFRVGFLGMLHMEILQERLDREYKVGIIATSPSVEYRVTTTKGEVELISNPTLFPDRTFIETIEEPFIEASIFIPNEYIGNVMELCQNKRGIYKSLETVDSRRSKVVYELPLAETIFDFFDRLKSTTKGYASFEYEWIGYVASDLVKVDILLNGDKVDAFSIISHRDKAYEAARELCVKLKDAIPRQNFEVPVQATIGGKIIARETIKAYRKDVTAKLYGGDVTRRQKLLKKQKEGKKRMKKLGSIEVPQEAFLSILKTNIEK; encoded by the coding sequence ATGAATAAGTCAAAAATCAGAAATTTTTCAATTATAGCTCACATTGACCACGGTAAAAGTACTTTAGCTGACCGTATTTTAGAATATACAAACACAGTAGATAACAGAGAATTAAAAGCTCAATTTCTTGATTCGATGGAACTTGAACAAGAACGGGGAATTACAATCAAACTTAATGCTGTACAAATTAAGTATAAAGACTATATTTTTCACTTAATTGATACACCTGGACACGTTGATTTTACCTATGAAGTTTCTCGTTCATTAGCAGCTTCGGAAGGTGCTTTATTACTTGTAGATGCAACCCAAGGAATTGAAGCACAAACTTTAGCTAATGTTTATTTAGCATTAGAAAACAACTTAGAAATCTTGCCAATTATTAACAAGATTGACTTACCAAGTGCTAATGTAGATTTAGTTAAACAAGAAATTGAAGAAGTTATAGGTATTCCGACTGATAATGCTATTTTAGTTTCTGCTAAAACAGGGCAAGGAGTACCTGAACTTTTAGAAGCAATTGTTAATTATATTCCTGCTCCTAAAAACGCTGATGATGAAAAACCTTTAAAAGCATTAATCTTTGATAGTTACTTTGATGCTTATCGCGGTGTTGTTATGCTTGTTAGAATCTTTGAAGGTGAATTAAAAACAGGTGATAGATTTAAATTCATGTCAAAAGACAATCAAGACAAGGAATATCATGTTATTGAATTAGGGGTTAGAAACCCTTATGAAACCAAAAAAGATAAGCTTGTTGCCGGAGAAGTTGGATGAGTGTCAGCAGCAATTAGAGATGCTAAAGAAGTTCATGTCGGTGATACAATCACTTTAATTAATAATCCTACACCAGAAGCACTTCCGGGTTATAAAAAGATGAAGCCGGTTGTTTTTACAGGATTTTACCCAATTGACACACGTGATTACATGGACTTGAAAGAAAGTTTAGAAAAAATTTCTTTATCAGACTCTTCTATAACTTGAGAGCAAGAGACTTCTAAAGCTTTAGGATTTGGTTTTCGTGTTGGATTTTTAGGAATGTTGCACATGGAAATTCTGCAAGAAAGATTAGACCGTGAATACAAGGTTGGTATTATTGCAACTTCACCTTCTGTTGAATACAGAGTTACTACAACAAAAGGTGAAGTAGAATTAATTTCAAACCCAACACTATTTCCTGATCGTACTTTTATTGAGACAATTGAAGAACCGTTCATTGAAGCAAGTATTTTTATTCCTAATGAATATATTGGTAATGTTATGGAACTATGCCAAAATAAACGTGGTATTTACAAATCACTTGAAACTGTAGATTCAAGACGTTCAAAAGTGGTTTATGAACTACCGCTTGCTGAAACTATTTTTGATTTCTTTGACAGATTAAAATCAACAACTAAAGGTTATGCATCATTCGAATATGAATGAATTGGCTATGTAGCTAGCGATTTGGTTAAAGTTGATATCTTATTAAACGGTGATAAAGTTGATGCTTTCTCTATTATTTCACACCGTGATAAAGCTTATGAAGCTGCTAGAGAACTTTGTGTTAAGTTAAAAGACGCTATACCTCGTCAAAACTTTGAAGTTCCTGTGCAAGCTACAATTGGTGGAAAAATTATTGCTAGAGAAACAATCAAAGCATACCGTAAAGACGTTACAGCAAAATTATATGGTGGAGACGTTACACGTAGACAAAAGCTACTTAAAAAACAAAAAGAAGGTAAAAAACGGATGAAAAAACTTGGTTCAATTGAAGTTCCGCAAGAAGCCTTCTTATCAATCTTAAAAACAAATATTGAAAAATAA
- the plsX gene encoding phosphate acyltransferase PlsX has product MEYKYKLVFDVNGNDLGPLQCFLAVQDFVKKYKDTQVTLVGDVKDFLHLVIDNDAIQLIQNDLKPADPKNIRGSMSEKTAMNQAIQMIIDKEADGILSAGDSGLYISALTLKAKRLENVSRPAFMPVANKVNGEKLLFLDVGANIETKPEYLVEWAYLANCFYKTMFKNEPKVALLNIGTEDYKGLDFVKQAHSQLTNQNDLNYVGFRETRNLFKDDYNIAVIDGYAGNIMLKSYEGAVMTFTGALKETIYSKFLYKLGAFLLKGAFKKVASTLDYRSVGCAWVLGVNALALKAHGSSDHVSYFNALVSLREAVSKNVLEQLKTSLVKQVVEQADE; this is encoded by the coding sequence ATGGAATATAAATACAAATTAGTCTTTGATGTTAATGGTAATGATTTAGGGCCATTACAATGTTTTTTAGCAGTTCAAGATTTTGTTAAAAAATACAAAGACACTCAAGTTACTTTAGTAGGTGATGTTAAAGATTTTTTACACTTAGTAATCGATAACGATGCTATCCAATTAATTCAAAATGATTTAAAACCTGCTGACCCTAAGAACATCAGAGGTTCAATGTCTGAAAAAACAGCTATGAATCAAGCTATTCAAATGATAATTGACAAAGAAGCTGATGGAATTTTATCAGCAGGCGATAGTGGTTTATATATTTCAGCATTAACTTTGAAAGCTAAACGTTTGGAAAATGTTTCGCGTCCAGCATTTATGCCAGTAGCTAATAAAGTTAATGGTGAAAAGTTATTATTTTTAGATGTAGGTGCTAATATTGAAACAAAACCAGAATACTTAGTTGAATGAGCTTATTTAGCTAATTGTTTTTATAAAACCATGTTTAAAAATGAACCAAAAGTTGCATTATTAAACATTGGAACTGAAGATTATAAAGGTTTAGATTTTGTAAAGCAAGCACACAGTCAATTAACTAACCAAAATGACTTAAATTATGTTGGGTTTAGAGAAACTAGAAATTTATTTAAAGATGATTACAATATAGCTGTAATTGATGGTTATGCTGGTAATATAATGCTTAAAAGCTATGAAGGTGCTGTTATGACTTTCACGGGTGCTTTAAAAGAAACAATTTATAGTAAATTTTTATACAAACTAGGAGCATTTTTACTAAAAGGTGCATTTAAAAAAGTTGCTTCAACGCTTGATTATCGTTCAGTAGGGTGTGCATGAGTTTTAGGTGTTAATGCACTGGCTTTAAAAGCACATGGTTCAAGTGATCATGTATCATACTTCAATGCATTAGTCAGCTTAAGAGAAGCAGTTTCAAAAAACGTTTTAGAACAACTAAAAACATCACTAGTTAAACAAGTTGTGGAGCAGGCTGATGAATAA
- a CDS encoding MIP family Ig-specific serine endopeptidase — MKKINLLFSVLTMFIPFLASVSCGNNQKNVNESSINNLPILDTNNNLGKISFKPENKADLDLSEFNRKLEFLKNKFTNNDLFQEIILQANRIENQQSLRILNSKSDELINLFLEAKNILKTKLNQLLNRINNIQASIEINLNQTLINDLNILNTDIEALKYNQIQDAFTKFTRYENYLNIIENKLVELVRKIKEFESLNQNIIDSNLSEKYLETTSQIKSWKSEILELDLAENHNNKLIKTIDHFREKYQEVISKLSTVRADIIGLKEQINSLNLTNQQLINEKINLFAKQEQISKYNLQQLIDYKNQLNDFILKVNQNTTVNIENQQTNDQILSDQEIQNYYANNPDLKYYHDTQIDNSLLLSNNSEYINMILNRSYTLTWQYLDGTTSGGTAWILDFAKLDNNNNYKLFLATNYHVAVDIYSQNDYTMYKQPNRLNNPIKHFGIGIDLQNTNNPNILNIVNKYHLQNKKYAYRFFTPTAMPKTFFLAQNFMDNISDLNENYYTDFAVLELDINLSDAPLSLSDFDNNSPLTGNNANLEWKLVLLHLQNAIKLLEKQNQKLSNSSVLVNTNNNKYATVNFDDLYFLRRNILNIKNKPNMPIFRDVLQDALDGKADTINKINSLNDNLKSIVNSDRYKFALNTYFAGFPNQNGSISTVSNLYDDDKNNLNFSINRPFFLPDTTYNNTVVANRGTEFNKMGQSKYYGVIYKGFSPNKVIGGMSGSLVLDSQTLPTGIIWGQSPTSNRFLLDNGKNINLYTPLMASFVQNREFESNNLKVFSYDLIDGTDIKYIHQRYSYKHALNQNYPELSTLLFPKNN; from the coding sequence ATGAAAAAAATTAATTTGTTGTTTAGTGTATTAACCATGTTTATACCCTTTTTGGCATCAGTTTCTTGTGGAAATAATCAAAAAAATGTAAATGAAAGCAGCATCAATAACTTACCAATTCTTGACACTAATAATAACTTAGGTAAAATTTCTTTTAAGCCTGAAAACAAGGCTGATTTAGATTTGAGTGAATTTAATCGGAAACTTGAATTTTTAAAAAATAAATTTACAAACAACGATTTATTTCAAGAAATAATTTTACAAGCTAATAGGATTGAAAATCAGCAGTCTTTAAGAATTTTAAATTCAAAATCTGATGAATTAATTAACTTATTTTTAGAAGCTAAAAATATATTAAAAACCAAATTAAATCAACTTTTAAATAGAATTAATAACATTCAAGCCTCAATTGAAATAAATTTGAATCAAACTTTAATAAATGATTTAAACATCTTAAATACAGACATAGAAGCATTAAAATACAATCAAATTCAAGATGCTTTTACTAAATTTACAAGATATGAAAATTATTTAAACATAATTGAAAATAAATTGGTTGAATTAGTTAGAAAAATAAAAGAATTTGAAAGTTTAAATCAAAATATAATTGACAGTAATTTATCAGAAAAATATTTAGAAACTACTAGCCAAATTAAGAGTTGAAAGTCTGAAATTTTAGAGCTTGATTTAGCAGAAAATCACAATAACAAATTAATTAAAACAATTGATCATTTTAGGGAAAAATATCAAGAAGTTATAAGTAAATTAAGCACTGTTAGAGCTGATATTATAGGGTTGAAAGAACAAATTAACAGTTTGAATTTAACTAATCAACAATTAATTAACGAAAAAATTAATTTATTTGCCAAACAAGAGCAAATATCAAAATACAATTTACAACAGTTAATTGATTATAAAAATCAGTTGAATGATTTTATCTTAAAAGTAAATCAGAATACAACTGTTAACATTGAAAATCAGCAAACAAATGACCAAATTTTATCAGATCAAGAAATACAAAATTATTATGCAAACAATCCAGATTTAAAATATTATCATGACACACAAATTGACAATTCATTATTGTTAAGTAACAATAGTGAATACATTAACATGATTTTAAATAGATCTTATACTTTAACTTGACAATATCTTGATGGAACAACCTCCGGTGGAACTGCGTGAATTTTAGACTTTGCCAAATTAGATAATAACAATAACTATAAATTGTTTTTAGCTACTAATTATCATGTTGCTGTTGATATTTATTCACAAAATGATTACACTATGTATAAGCAGCCAAATAGGCTAAATAATCCAATTAAACATTTTGGTATTGGCATTGATTTACAAAATACAAATAACCCTAATATTTTAAATATTGTTAATAAATATCACTTACAAAACAAAAAGTATGCTTATAGGTTTTTTACCCCTACAGCAATGCCCAAAACATTTTTCTTAGCTCAAAATTTTATGGATAACATAAGTGATCTAAATGAAAATTATTACACCGATTTTGCTGTTTTAGAGTTGGATATAAACTTATCTGATGCACCATTAAGTTTGTCAGATTTTGACAACAATTCACCTTTAACAGGCAACAATGCTAATTTGGAATGAAAACTAGTTTTATTACATCTACAAAATGCAATCAAACTACTGGAAAAACAAAATCAAAAACTATCTAATTCAAGTGTCTTAGTAAACACTAATAATAACAAATATGCAACCGTTAATTTTGATGATTTATATTTTTTAAGAAGAAATATCTTAAACATTAAAAATAAACCAAATATGCCAATTTTTAGGGATGTTTTACAAGATGCATTAGATGGAAAAGCAGATACAATTAATAAAATAAATTCCTTAAATGATAATTTAAAATCAATTGTCAATTCAGATAGATATAAATTTGCACTAAATACTTATTTTGCAGGTTTTCCTAACCAAAATGGGTCAATTTCTACTGTTTCAAATTTATATGATGATGATAAAAATAACTTAAACTTTAGCATTAACAGACCGTTCTTCTTACCAGACACAACATATAACAACACAGTTGTTGCAAATAGAGGAACTGAGTTTAATAAAATGGGACAAAGTAAATATTACGGCGTTATATATAAAGGTTTTTCTCCGAACAAAGTAATTGGTGGTATGAGTGGATCACTAGTTTTAGATTCTCAAACTCTGCCTACAGGTATAATTTGAGGTCAATCGCCTACAAGCAATCGCTTTTTATTAGATAATGGAAAAAATATAAATTTATACACACCTTTAATGGCTTCATTTGTTCAAAATAGAGAATTTGAAAGCAATAATTTAAAAGTATTTTCTTACGACTTAATTGATGGAACTGATATTAAGTATATACACCAAAGATACTCATATAAACATGCTTTAAATCAAAACTATCCTGAATTATCAACATTATTATTCCCAAAAAATAATTAA
- a CDS encoding M13 family metallopeptidase, which translates to MQKPRLQDDFYDFVNYDWLQETKIPEDRSSMSAFGELDLKLEKLLKGLTHDWATNQKDIPNNAHIQNYVKFYQMILDNDTRENQGWEPARKYLADLENLKDFHQLNANYKHFAFKYSFMPLDFGVDEDFINNKIKVMWLGEPSLILPNKDTYADKEQKDKLLSAWKNMVHDLLVDYGKTKQEANQLIKDAIEFDSLLVPVVLSSVQKADYVSLYNMKEISWYNNKSHFFKIHTLANRLVGQNVESISCVNPEFINKLDQIFTKSNFKKYKALFFIKNLIFAAKYLDETKRIKSVEYANAVYSIDKPRELELYAYDTAEKYFSMPLGLYYANEYFGAQAKADVEKMVSNMINIYKTRLENNTWLSQATKDMAIKKLNKLGVMIGYPEEIRPFYDKFITQGYDENSSVLENVVKFNQIKEEYAFSLYLKETNPNLWGMSPATINAYFNPFANHIVFPAAILQAPYYDINQSSSANYGGIGAVIAHEISHAFDNNGAQFDENGSLNNWWTEQDKEKFAEKTQAVIELYNSRITPYGPVNGKLTVSENIADIGGVSCALEAASLEQDFDAKAFFENWARVWRKVEKEGLARRLLESDVHAPAKERGNVLMMNNDLFHETYEIQESDQMYLAKDKRIKIW; encoded by the coding sequence ATGCAAAAACCAAGATTACAAGATGATTTTTATGATTTTGTTAACTATGATTGATTGCAAGAAACAAAAATTCCTGAAGATCGTTCATCAATGTCAGCTTTTGGTGAATTAGATTTAAAATTAGAAAAACTTTTAAAAGGTTTAACTCATGATTGAGCAACAAATCAAAAAGATATTCCTAATAATGCTCACATTCAAAACTATGTTAAGTTTTATCAAATGATTTTAGATAATGACACAAGAGAAAACCAAGGTTGAGAACCTGCAAGAAAATACTTAGCAGATTTAGAAAACTTAAAAGACTTTCACCAATTAAATGCAAACTATAAGCATTTTGCATTTAAATATTCATTCATGCCCTTAGATTTTGGAGTTGATGAAGATTTTATTAACAACAAAATTAAAGTTATGTGATTAGGTGAACCTTCACTTATTTTACCTAACAAAGACACTTATGCTGATAAAGAACAAAAAGATAAGTTATTAAGTGCGTGAAAAAACATGGTTCATGATTTATTAGTAGATTATGGAAAAACAAAACAAGAAGCTAATCAATTAATTAAAGATGCTATTGAATTTGATTCATTATTAGTGCCGGTAGTATTGTCATCAGTGCAAAAAGCTGATTATGTTTCTTTATATAACATGAAAGAAATTTCATGATATAACAATAAATCACACTTTTTCAAAATTCATACATTAGCTAATCGTTTAGTTGGACAAAATGTTGAATCAATTAGTTGTGTTAACCCTGAGTTTATTAATAAACTAGATCAAATTTTTACTAAATCTAACTTTAAAAAATATAAAGCTTTATTCTTTATTAAAAACCTAATTTTTGCAGCTAAATATTTAGATGAAACTAAAAGAATTAAGTCTGTTGAATATGCAAATGCTGTTTATTCAATTGATAAACCGAGAGAATTAGAACTTTATGCATATGACACTGCTGAAAAATACTTCTCAATGCCTTTAGGTTTATACTATGCTAATGAATACTTCGGGGCTCAAGCGAAAGCTGATGTTGAAAAAATGGTTTCAAACATGATCAACATTTATAAAACTCGTTTAGAAAATAATACTTGATTAAGTCAAGCAACTAAAGATATGGCAATTAAGAAATTGAATAAACTAGGTGTTATGATTGGTTACCCAGAAGAAATTAGACCTTTCTATGATAAATTTATTACTCAAGGGTATGATGAAAATTCATCAGTGCTTGAAAATGTTGTTAAATTTAATCAAATTAAAGAAGAATACGCCTTTTCATTATATTTAAAAGAAACAAATCCCAATTTATGAGGTATGTCGCCAGCTACAATTAACGCTTACTTTAATCCATTTGCAAACCACATAGTTTTCCCAGCAGCTATTTTACAAGCTCCATATTATGACATCAATCAATCATCATCAGCAAATTATGGTGGAATTGGTGCAGTTATAGCTCATGAAATTTCGCACGCATTTGATAACAATGGTGCTCAATTTGATGAAAATGGAAGTTTGAATAACTGATGAACAGAACAAGATAAAGAAAAATTTGCAGAAAAAACTCAAGCTGTTATTGAATTATACAATTCAAGAATTACACCTTACGGACCAGTTAATGGTAAACTAACAGTTTCTGAAAACATTGCTGATATTGGTGGTGTTTCATGTGCTTTAGAAGCAGCTTCATTAGAACAAGATTTTGACGCTAAAGCATTCTTTGAAAACTGAGCTAGAGTATGAAGAAAGGTCGAAAAAGAAGGTCTAGCAAGAAGACTTTTAGAATCAGATGTTCATGCTCCAGCAAAAGAAAGAGGGAATGTCTTAATGATGAATAATGATTTATTCCATGAGACATATGAAATTCAAGAATCAGACCAAATGTACCTAGCAAAAGATAAAAGAATTAAAATTTGATAA